The DNA window TTCTTTTCACTCTTTTTCCAATCCTCGAGTATGTGCATTACCCTCCTGCGCACCAACATCCACGAAATCTTAAATACAATCTACGAATGAAAAGTAATATGAAGCAACTAACTAGACCAGCGAGAGGTGAGCCCAATGAACGGAAAATTGAAAGAACTTGCTGACAGCAAAGAACTCCTGGTTGGAATAAGCACGGGCATCCTCCTGGCTTCTTCCCTGAGGGTTTTTGTTGCCGGGGCCTACGCAAGCCTTGAAAAGACGTTCTTTTACGGGGTCATGTTCCCGTCCGTGCTCGGGGTGGTGCTCCTCATACTTGCGTCTGCAATCGTTGGAAAGTTCAGCAAAAAAGTTGGAGCGGGGGTTATAGTTGCCTACGCACTGGCCTCTCTCGCTACAGATGCCACGGAATACACCCACCTGATAGCGGCCTTTGCCATCCCAGTTGCCCTCGCGCTCGTCAACGAGCTCGATGTAAAGTACCTGGCAATAGGCCTCGTGGCGGATTTGGGGCTGAGGGTTCTGGCCGTCGGTGGTGAGCCGGTCGACTTCCCGCACACGAGGATTCTCCTCTCAGCCTTAATTCTCCCAGGAGGCCTCCTCCTCTGGAAAGAAGAGGGAAATCTGTCCAAACCCGGCTTCGGCCTATACGCCTTGGCTTCACTCCTTGAACTGGGACTCATCTATCCGAACGCTGTCCTGAGGTACTCCGGGATCAACGTCTACTACCTCCCAACCTTCGTTGGCTATTCCTTCGTGATCGCCCTTGCACTCCTAGGTGGGCCCTACCTGGGCAAGAGACCCAAAGTTGCCACAGCCCTTTTGATTCTGGGCGCGGCCATGCTCTTTGTACGGCCCCTCGGCCTAATAGGAGCCCCCCTCGTCCTCGTCTCTGTAGTTGGACTCGTTGAGAACGCTAAGAGCATCGGTAGGGGGGAGCTGGGGGCCCTCTACCTGTTCGTCCTGGCAGCTCTTGCCATAGGGGCATACGTAGGAAGGGACATTGGATTAGCTTTCATGGAGGACAGGTTAGAGGCCCTAATCTTTGCCTCGGCTGTAGTTTATGCGGCCATAACTTACGGCAAGAACTCAGTTCCAGGTCTTCCAAACGGGAAAGAAATAGCCGGCACGCTCGCGGGTCTCGCCATTGCTTCAATTCTCGTCCTGGCGGTCTTCAACCTAGGACCGAGCTATGCTGGGAGCAAGAGCGACGTCCTCATATGGACTTACAACCTCCACCAGGGCTTCGGGCCATACGAGGGGACGTTCAACGGATACGAACTTGTGAAGCTGTTGGAGGGGCAGAAACCTGACATCCTCGCATCCCAAGAGGTTGTTGGTGGAATGATAGGCGATGGCTACCAGGATGTTCCGCTCATGCTCTCTGCATATCTTGGCTACGCCTACGAGTACAAGCCAGCGGCGGAGGGAACCTACGGCGTTGCGGTGTTTTCCCGCTGGCACATGAAAACCGAGGGGGAGCTCAACCTCAAGAGCGTCGGCCAGGCGAGACCGGCTCAGAAGGTGAGGATTGAAGAGCTTGGAATAGTGCTGGTGAACGTCCACATGGGGCTGAGCGAGGAGGAGCGTGCGATGCAGGCGGAAGAACTCCTGAGCTTCGCCGAAAGCGAACCGGTAGCGCAGATAATCTTGGGCGATACAAATGCGGAGCCGGAGGAGAGGGCCATAGGGATACTAACCAGGGACTACCGGGACGCCTTTGAGAAGAGGCCGCCGTACACCTTCAACTGGGGAGGAATAGACGTCGAGAACATTGACTACATTCTCCTGAAGAAGGACTGGCCTGCGAAGGTGAAGAACTACGGCTGCCTCTGCGACGTTGAGGTCTCGGACCACAGGCCAGTGTGGGCGCTGATAGAACTTCCGTGAGGTTTTTAGCTCTTCTTCACAATTTTTTCACATGAAGCCTGAGAGGAAGCGGGTAAGCAAACTAATGGCGTACATTCTGCGACATTCTCCTGAAGAGTTCGGTCTCCGGCCGGACGTTGAGGGGTTCGTTTCTCTCGGCGAGCTTGTCAATGCACTGAAAACCGTTTATCCCAAGGTCACTGAAGAATTAGTTCGTGAAATCGTCGAGAACGATCCGAAGGGCCGCTACGAAATCCGTGGAGACAGAATAAGGGCCCGCTACGGCCACAGCTTTCCCGTCAGCCTGGATCACGAGGAGGACACGGAAAGCCGCTTTCTGTACCACGGTACCCCTCGAAGGAATCTGCCCTCGATTTTGAGGGAAGGATTGAAGCCCATGATGAGGCAGTACGTTCACCTAAGCACTGACAAGACTGAAGCCCTGGAAACTGGAAGGCGGCACGGGAGGGACGTAGTCCTACTGGTGATAGACGCAGAATGCCTGAGGAAGAGGGGCCTTAAGATATACAGGGCCGGAAGGAACGTGAGAATAGTTGAGAGGGTACCGCCGGAGTGCATAACCCTAGCGGTTTAGGTCAGCCCATGCGAGTTTCCTCACCGTTCGGACGAAACTTCCCTCATCATCCCGAGGAGAATAGAAGAGGGAGGTTAAAAAGCTAAGCCCTATCCACCGACAGGACAACGACGATGTCGCGGTAGAAGGACTTTATCGCCTTGAGGTGCTTCTCCTCGACTCTACCTGCCACGGCAACGTAGTTGTAGTACTTCTCCAACTTGTCGAGCAACCACTGGAGCTCCTCCTTGGCCCGTGGACTGAAGCCATTGCCCAAAAGCTTGCCCCTCAGAAACGGCATGACTTCCGATGGACGGCCGAGCGCGGCCCAGAAGAGACCTTCCTTTAGGATTTCAAACAGGAGTTCTTCGGAACCGGCCCTAACGGACGGTTTCTCCCTCCCCCCTTCCAAGCTTTCCGGGGACCTTCCTTACGATTTCGCCTGCACCAACCATGGACATCACCGCGCCAAAATAGACCTTGGAGTATTTGGCTTTTTCGGAAGAGGAACTGGAGATGTGGCAAAATTTGAGTAAAAAAGGGAAGAACTTTTGGATATATGCCAGCCTGAGGCTTAATCCCTGACGTTATGTCATGCAATGAGCAGGATGCCAATGACCGCCAAGATGGGGGCAGCGTAGGAGAGTGCTATCATGAGCTTCCTCTTCATGGGATCACCGTGCACGGATGTATGCATCCGTTTAAAAGCTTTACGTTTGTAAAATCAATGGTCGTTGACCCAACGGTTTGATTCCCGTCCTTTCCAAGACGTTTTTAAGCTGGCACCCAAACTCGATTCAGGTGAGAGCAATGGCCTCGATTGGAACCATCGGCGGCGGCATCGCGGGGCTTACTGCCGCGCTTTCCCTAGCGGAGCGCGGTTACGAGACAACACTCATCCACACGGGGATAAAGATAACCAACTCATACTTGGCCCAAGCGGGTATTGCCCTCCCCGTCCTCGAAGGCGA is part of the Thermococcus stetteri genome and encodes:
- a CDS encoding endonuclease/exonuclease/phosphatase family protein, with amino-acid sequence MNGKLKELADSKELLVGISTGILLASSLRVFVAGAYASLEKTFFYGVMFPSVLGVVLLILASAIVGKFSKKVGAGVIVAYALASLATDATEYTHLIAAFAIPVALALVNELDVKYLAIGLVADLGLRVLAVGGEPVDFPHTRILLSALILPGGLLLWKEEGNLSKPGFGLYALASLLELGLIYPNAVLRYSGINVYYLPTFVGYSFVIALALLGGPYLGKRPKVATALLILGAAMLFVRPLGLIGAPLVLVSVVGLVENAKSIGRGELGALYLFVLAALAIGAYVGRDIGLAFMEDRLEALIFASAVVYAAITYGKNSVPGLPNGKEIAGTLAGLAIASILVLAVFNLGPSYAGSKSDVLIWTYNLHQGFGPYEGTFNGYELVKLLEGQKPDILASQEVVGGMIGDGYQDVPLMLSAYLGYAYEYKPAAEGTYGVAVFSRWHMKTEGELNLKSVGQARPAQKVRIEELGIVLVNVHMGLSEEERAMQAEELLSFAESEPVAQIILGDTNAEPEERAIGILTRDYRDAFEKRPPYTFNWGGIDVENIDYILLKKDWPAKVKNYGCLCDVEVSDHRPVWALIELP
- a CDS encoding RNA 2'-phosphotransferase; its protein translation is MKPERKRVSKLMAYILRHSPEEFGLRPDVEGFVSLGELVNALKTVYPKVTEELVREIVENDPKGRYEIRGDRIRARYGHSFPVSLDHEEDTESRFLYHGTPRRNLPSILREGLKPMMRQYVHLSTDKTEALETGRRHGRDVVLLVIDAECLRKRGLKIYRAGRNVRIVERVPPECITLAV